A genomic window from Nocardioides sp. BP30 includes:
- a CDS encoding SDR family oxidoreductase, with translation MRVFVTGASGWIGSAVTDDLLTHGHQVIGLARSAESAAALRGRGAEVHDGSLDDVDSLLAGAKAADAVIHLAFKHDFTDVAAAWRSERAAVEGMLDALAGSDRPFLLASGLAGADLGRLVTEDDASPFHGADSMRGGSENLALEYAERGVRSVAVRFAPTVHGTDDHGFTARLVQIAQEHGSAGYIGDGAHRWAAVHRSDAAGLVRLALEGAPAGSRVHAVAEEGVPTREMAAAIGAYLGVPPVTVPAEEAEARFGWLATFFGRDVAASSARTRELLGWVPTGPTLLDDIAGGAYAAAAGR, from the coding sequence ATGCGCGTATTCGTCACCGGAGCCTCGGGTTGGATCGGCTCGGCCGTCACCGACGACCTGCTGACTCACGGCCACCAGGTGATCGGGCTGGCCCGATCGGCCGAGTCGGCGGCCGCCCTGCGGGGCAGGGGCGCCGAGGTCCACGACGGCAGCCTCGACGACGTCGACTCGCTGCTCGCGGGGGCGAAGGCTGCTGACGCGGTCATCCACCTCGCCTTCAAGCACGACTTCACCGACGTCGCGGCGGCCTGGCGCAGCGAGCGCGCGGCGGTGGAGGGCATGCTCGACGCCCTGGCCGGCAGCGACCGACCGTTCCTGCTCGCCTCGGGCCTCGCTGGCGCGGACCTGGGCCGACTCGTGACCGAGGACGACGCCTCGCCGTTCCACGGCGCTGACTCGATGCGGGGTGGCAGCGAGAACCTCGCGCTGGAGTACGCCGAGCGCGGCGTGCGCTCGGTCGCGGTGCGCTTCGCGCCCACCGTCCACGGCACCGACGACCACGGCTTCACCGCCCGCCTGGTGCAGATCGCCCAGGAGCACGGCAGCGCCGGCTACATCGGCGACGGCGCCCACCGCTGGGCGGCCGTGCACCGCTCCGACGCCGCCGGCCTGGTCCGGCTCGCCCTGGAGGGGGCTCCCGCCGGCTCCCGGGTGCACGCGGTCGCGGAGGAAGGGGTCCCGACGCGCGAGATGGCAGCGGCGATCGGCGCCTACCTCGGCGTACCGCCCGTGACCGTCCCGGCGGAGGAGGCCGAGGCGCGCTTCGGCTGGCTGGCCACCTTCTTCGGCCGCGACGTCGCAGCCTCCAGCGCGCGCACCCGCGAGCTGCTCGGCTGGGTGCCGACCGGGCCGACGCTGCTCGACGACATCGCCGGCGGCGCGTACGCGGCGGCTGCTGGTCGCTGA
- a CDS encoding universal stress protein — translation MGVIVVGVDGSEPAAQAALAAGRLALALKSELRVVCAYGNYEVERVQDDRDLVFTTVEPASEVAEQTIGRLRNVYPELSVSAQAAGGKPAEALLGVAEEVDAELIVVGNKRVQGASRILGSIASEVARKAQCDLYIAYTHARK, via the coding sequence ATGGGCGTCATCGTCGTCGGAGTCGACGGAAGCGAGCCGGCGGCTCAGGCCGCCCTGGCGGCAGGCCGGCTGGCCCTGGCCCTCAAGTCGGAGCTCCGGGTGGTCTGTGCCTACGGCAACTATGAGGTCGAGCGGGTCCAGGACGATCGTGACCTGGTCTTCACCACCGTCGAGCCGGCCAGCGAGGTGGCCGAGCAGACGATCGGCCGGCTGCGCAACGTCTACCCGGAGCTGTCGGTCTCGGCCCAGGCGGCGGGCGGCAAGCCCGCCGAGGCGCTGCTCGGCGTGGCCGAGGAGGTCGACGCCGAGCTGATCGTGGTCGGCAACAAGCGCGTCCAGGGCGCTTCCCGCATCCTCGGGAGCATCGCCAGCGAGGTCGCTCGCAAGGCGCAGTGCGACCTCTACATCGCCTACACCCACGCCCGGAAGTGA
- a CDS encoding ANTAR domain-containing protein, which yields MTAAESRDAADVEMVGRFGYDSNSGRWRWDDAAALLHGWDDAHPESLTTDQLLALVYEEDRAVLLESLAKPAGAHWRLRYRVPASEAELRSLLLVAHDIRSRDEGYLAEGLVIDVTGDLHEAGEVAGRAAVEAVTAGRGAIEQAKGVLMLAYSLTEDQAFELLRWWSRNHNVRVRLLAERLMAAAQRGDFSDPDLRVRMDRGVHDLTIEPSGQ from the coding sequence ATGACTGCAGCGGAGAGCCGTGACGCCGCCGACGTCGAGATGGTCGGTCGTTTCGGCTACGACTCGAACTCGGGCCGTTGGCGTTGGGACGACGCCGCGGCGCTGCTGCACGGGTGGGACGACGCCCACCCGGAATCGTTGACGACCGACCAGCTCCTGGCACTCGTCTACGAGGAGGACCGGGCGGTCCTCCTCGAGTCCCTCGCGAAGCCGGCCGGCGCACACTGGAGGCTGCGCTACCGCGTACCAGCCTCGGAGGCCGAGCTGCGCTCACTGCTGCTGGTGGCCCATGACATCCGGTCCCGGGACGAGGGCTATCTCGCCGAGGGGCTGGTCATCGACGTCACCGGCGACCTGCACGAGGCCGGCGAGGTAGCGGGGCGGGCAGCGGTGGAGGCCGTCACGGCGGGACGCGGTGCGATCGAGCAGGCCAAGGGCGTGCTCATGCTGGCCTACAGCCTGACCGAGGACCAGGCGTTCGAGCTGCTCCGCTGGTGGTCGCGCAACCACAACGTGCGGGTCCGGCTCCTGGCCGAGCGGTTGATGGCCGCCGCGCAACGCGGCGACTTCTCCGACCCGGACCTCCGGGTCCGGATGGATCGCGGCGTCCACGACCTGACGATCGAGCCATCCGGGCAGTGA
- a CDS encoding DedA family protein, whose product MTTVVDHLLAMPTWLALLLVFALPALEASAFLGFVFPGETALILGGVMASQGAVPLPAVLAVGVGGAIVGDSIGYAVGRRWGRRILRSTVGRFVRPEHLDRAERALSVRGGWTVFVGRFTAALRVLVPGLAGMGRMPYRTFLLYNVSGALIWGSLMVVAGDVAGRNWHRVAHLFSGAGLVLTALVVGAFVAVQVVRRRRRASPPADG is encoded by the coding sequence ATGACCACCGTGGTGGACCACCTGCTGGCCATGCCGACCTGGCTCGCACTGCTGCTGGTGTTCGCGCTGCCGGCTCTCGAGGCCTCGGCGTTCCTCGGGTTCGTCTTCCCGGGCGAGACGGCGCTGATCCTCGGCGGGGTGATGGCCTCGCAGGGTGCCGTGCCGCTGCCGGCCGTGCTCGCGGTGGGCGTGGGCGGCGCGATCGTCGGCGACTCGATCGGCTATGCCGTCGGGCGCCGGTGGGGACGGCGGATCCTGCGCTCGACGGTGGGGCGATTCGTGCGGCCCGAGCATCTCGACCGAGCCGAACGGGCGCTCTCGGTGCGGGGCGGCTGGACCGTCTTCGTCGGGCGCTTCACCGCCGCGCTGCGCGTGCTCGTGCCGGGCCTGGCCGGGATGGGCCGGATGCCGTACCGGACCTTCCTGCTCTACAACGTCTCGGGGGCGCTGATCTGGGGCAGCCTGATGGTGGTAGCGGGCGATGTCGCCGGGCGGAACTGGCACCGCGTCGCCCACCTCTTCTCCGGGGCGGGTCTGGTGCTGACGGCGCTGGTCGTCGGGGCCTTCGTCGCCGTCCAGGTCGTACGTCGCCGCCGGCGGGCATCACCGCCCGCCGACGGCTGA
- a CDS encoding (2Fe-2S)-binding protein, protein MIVCHCEVVNDKQIAAALTQGARTVAQVCGATGAGRSCGSCVFTVKRIICDHREAATHATLQECDEAS, encoded by the coding sequence GTGATCGTCTGCCACTGCGAGGTCGTCAACGACAAGCAGATCGCTGCTGCCCTGACGCAGGGGGCGCGCACCGTCGCGCAGGTGTGCGGGGCGACCGGGGCCGGCCGGAGTTGCGGCTCCTGCGTCTTCACCGTCAAGCGGATCATCTGCGACCACCGCGAGGCCGCCACCCATGCGACGCTCCAGGAGTGCGACGAGGCGAGCTGA
- a CDS encoding TetR family transcriptional regulator — MGRWEPGARGRMIEAAIDLFAERGFEQTTAGDIAERAGVTERTFFRHFSDKREVLFAGTDEMQRAVTEAIAGAADGVSPLDAAMAGMRAFGEALEERGEHAVRRSRIVAANPALRERELLKLAAMTDLVAGDLRARGVEDLIASLAAQSAVAAFHVAFAGWLADAAARPFRELLDQADAALRTLS; from the coding sequence ATGGGTCGTTGGGAGCCGGGCGCGCGCGGGCGGATGATCGAAGCTGCCATCGATCTCTTCGCCGAGCGTGGCTTCGAGCAGACGACCGCTGGCGACATCGCCGAGCGGGCGGGCGTCACCGAGCGCACCTTCTTCCGCCACTTCAGCGACAAGCGCGAGGTGCTGTTCGCAGGCACCGACGAGATGCAGCGGGCGGTCACCGAGGCCATCGCCGGTGCCGCCGACGGCGTCTCGCCGCTCGACGCGGCAATGGCCGGGATGCGGGCCTTCGGCGAGGCGTTGGAGGAGCGCGGAGAGCACGCCGTACGCCGTTCGCGCATCGTGGCGGCGAACCCGGCCCTGCGGGAGCGCGAGCTGCTCAAGCTCGCCGCGATGACCGATCTCGTCGCCGGAGACCTTCGCGCGCGCGGTGTCGAGGACCTGATCGCGAGCCTGGCGGCGCAGAGTGCCGTGGCGGCGTTCCACGTCGCCTTCGCGGGCTGGCTCGCCGACGCTGCCGCGCGGCCGTTCCGCGAGCTCCTGGACCAGGCCGACGCCGCCCTGCGCACGCTGAGCTGA
- a CDS encoding acyl-CoA dehydrogenase family protein produces the protein MKREIYTEDHEDFRAAVRTWLERDVIPNSEKYILDKALPREFWLKAGENGFLGLSLDEEYGGAGDFRFNAVLEEELAKVGAAYSTCVGIHVDITAPYINELGTPEQKQRWLPGVAAGEILLAIGMTEPGGGSDLAALKTTAVRDGEEWVINGSKTFITNGYSCDLVIVAARTDPEKGAKGITLFAVEATKEGFSRGRKLDKVGMEESDTAELFFENVRVTDAEIIGELNMGFIHMMQKLAQERLSCSVANIAHAKQILAETLTYAQERRAFGQAIGNFQHNKFLLAELFTQIEVAEAYVDKCVAAHAKGELSAVEASKAKYWSSQTQSEILDHCVQLHGGYGFMNEYRVARAWRDARVTKIWAGSNEIMKEIIGRDLGL, from the coding sequence ATGAAGCGCGAGATCTACACCGAGGACCACGAGGACTTCCGGGCTGCGGTGCGCACCTGGCTGGAGCGGGACGTGATCCCGAACAGCGAGAAGTACATCCTGGACAAGGCCCTGCCGCGCGAGTTCTGGCTCAAGGCCGGCGAGAACGGGTTCCTCGGGCTCTCCCTCGACGAGGAGTACGGCGGTGCGGGCGACTTCCGCTTCAACGCCGTCCTGGAGGAGGAGCTGGCGAAGGTCGGTGCGGCGTACTCGACGTGCGTGGGCATCCACGTGGACATCACCGCGCCGTACATCAACGAGCTCGGCACCCCCGAGCAGAAGCAGCGCTGGCTCCCCGGTGTCGCTGCCGGTGAGATCCTGCTCGCGATCGGGATGACCGAGCCCGGTGGCGGCTCGGACCTCGCCGCGCTGAAGACCACCGCCGTCCGCGACGGCGAGGAGTGGGTGATCAACGGCTCCAAGACCTTCATCACCAACGGCTACTCCTGCGACCTGGTGATCGTGGCCGCGCGGACCGACCCGGAGAAGGGTGCGAAGGGGATCACCCTCTTCGCCGTCGAGGCCACCAAGGAGGGCTTCAGCCGCGGCCGCAAGCTCGACAAGGTCGGCATGGAGGAGTCCGACACCGCCGAGCTGTTCTTCGAGAACGTCCGCGTGACCGACGCCGAGATCATCGGTGAGCTCAACATGGGCTTCATCCACATGATGCAGAAGCTCGCCCAGGAGCGGCTCTCGTGCTCGGTCGCCAACATCGCGCACGCCAAGCAGATCCTCGCCGAGACGCTGACCTACGCCCAGGAGCGGCGGGCGTTCGGTCAGGCGATCGGCAACTTCCAGCACAACAAGTTCCTGCTGGCCGAGCTGTTCACCCAGATCGAGGTGGCGGAGGCGTACGTCGACAAGTGCGTCGCCGCGCACGCCAAGGGCGAGCTGAGCGCTGTGGAGGCGTCGAAGGCCAAGTACTGGTCCTCGCAGACCCAGAGCGAGATCCTCGACCACTGCGTCCAGCTGCACGGCGGCTACGGCTTCATGAACGAGTACCGGGTGGCCCGCGCCTGGCGCGACGCCCGCGTCACCAAGATCTGGGCCGGCTCCAACGAGATCATGAAGGAGATCATCGGCCGCGACCTCGGGCTCTGA
- the bfr gene encoding bacterioferritin, whose protein sequence is MQPISPRVVELLNEALTFELTVTNTYFLHARMLDNWGLSRLGKVFYDLSIDEMKDADELINRILMFDGHPNVQRLNAITVGETAEEMLELALASERAAVAQFNAAAAECHGLGDHGSAAVFEEMVRDEERHADWFESQLDAIARVGAPGYLAQQINAGEAP, encoded by the coding sequence ATGCAGCCGATCAGCCCACGCGTGGTCGAGCTCCTCAACGAGGCGCTCACCTTCGAGCTCACCGTGACCAACACCTACTTCCTGCACGCCAGGATGCTCGACAACTGGGGCCTGTCCCGGCTCGGCAAGGTCTTCTACGACCTCTCGATCGACGAGATGAAGGACGCCGACGAGCTGATCAACCGGATCCTCATGTTCGACGGGCACCCGAACGTGCAGCGCCTCAACGCGATCACCGTCGGCGAGACGGCCGAGGAGATGCTCGAGCTGGCGCTCGCCAGCGAGCGCGCGGCCGTCGCCCAGTTCAACGCCGCAGCAGCCGAGTGCCACGGCCTCGGCGACCACGGCAGCGCCGCTGTCTTCGAGGAGATGGTCCGCGACGAGGAGCGGCACGCCGACTGGTTCGAGAGCCAGCTGGACGCCATCGCACGCGTCGGCGCACCGGGCTACCTGGCGCAGCAGATCAACGCCGGCGAGGCTCCCTGA
- a CDS encoding amidase family protein yields MTPSKARLASASLALTIGAAGLSLAVAAPSSAADQVHPAGASDSGAYLAPFYTEGDLTGDHQITAADLDIARAALGTSSTGAGWSKVAAADLDGDGTITIADLARLAQKVIYDDGSFDLIEASALDMQKAMNAGVITSVQLTQDYLDRITAYNSTTVDPATSGRPLNAVITADAKDALAAAAASDAARKKNGHGSGMLDGIPILLKDNYDTKDMPTSAGCSCWEDNQTSTDATMVAGLRDAGAIILGKASMDEFAYGFVSQYSAGSPVGSSKYVASPYNTAQSAGGSSGGTGASISANLGAIGFGTDTGGSIRVPSSYNQLVGLRPTVGLTSRDGIVPLALTQDTGGPIARSVSDVAVALDAVVGSDPADAATSEADTHLPTSYTSYLKAGSLAGKHFAYFTSMVPPSSATSASQIAARRIFLDAVQKLQDAGATVDAIDPSTLAADPANGVTVSKILNEGSGSTNEFKANIAAYVANHLDPTVADRTLAEIVSSGQYTPQYGSVYTQRDAVTTDTYNAWMASHGSLIKNGSAYLTNLMDTDDIDAVIYPTTTTYGTYSTNLRLSPNTGMPAITVPAGQDNAGEVTAGAPANANVNLEFLGRDYDEGDLISYGYSFEQATKARTTPALYPALAGETYAGPGVDEDAPGTGAVTLGASARTVKPGQTFSVTVDESAKDLYAYDLSLGFDPKAAALVSTSTTGGTTGSDVITAGSGTVHVVHTKLGSSPAAEGDTKLVTLTFKALAVGATAHVSVTKLVTVDADGDATAVVEPGGASVGITAYSTTTSASLAKHAVTSGKKVRLNVAVSAAPGVVPTGSVKVTVAGKSHLATLNGGRAVLTFKAPKLARKVKKAKTKKISVVYAPTADFTGSATTLTLKVKPKH; encoded by the coding sequence ATGACCCCCTCCAAGGCTCGTCTCGCCAGCGCTTCCCTCGCGCTGACGATCGGTGCGGCCGGCCTGTCGCTGGCCGTCGCCGCGCCCTCCTCCGCCGCCGACCAGGTCCACCCGGCCGGCGCCAGCGACAGCGGCGCCTACCTCGCCCCCTTCTACACCGAGGGGGACCTCACCGGCGACCATCAGATCACCGCTGCCGACCTCGACATCGCCCGCGCAGCGCTCGGCACCTCCTCCACCGGTGCCGGCTGGTCCAAGGTCGCAGCCGCGGACCTGGACGGCGACGGCACGATCACGATCGCCGACCTCGCCCGACTGGCGCAGAAGGTGATCTACGACGACGGCTCCTTCGACCTGATCGAGGCCAGCGCCCTCGACATGCAGAAGGCGATGAACGCCGGCGTGATCACCTCGGTGCAGCTGACCCAGGACTACCTCGACCGCATCACGGCCTACAACAGCACCACCGTCGACCCGGCGACGTCGGGCAGGCCGCTGAACGCTGTCATCACCGCCGATGCGAAGGACGCGCTCGCGGCCGCCGCTGCCAGCGACGCCGCCCGGAAGAAGAACGGTCACGGCAGCGGCATGCTCGACGGCATCCCGATCCTGCTGAAGGACAACTACGACACCAAGGACATGCCCACCTCGGCCGGTTGCAGCTGCTGGGAGGACAACCAGACCAGCACCGACGCCACCATGGTGGCCGGCCTGCGTGACGCCGGCGCGATCATCCTCGGCAAGGCCAGCATGGACGAGTTCGCCTACGGCTTCGTCTCCCAGTACAGCGCCGGCTCGCCGGTCGGCTCCAGCAAGTACGTCGCCAGCCCGTACAACACCGCGCAGTCGGCCGGCGGCTCCAGCGGCGGCACCGGTGCGTCGATCTCGGCGAACCTCGGCGCGATCGGCTTCGGCACCGACACCGGCGGGTCCATCCGGGTGCCCTCGAGCTACAACCAGCTCGTCGGCCTGCGTCCCACCGTCGGTCTGACCAGTCGCGACGGCATCGTCCCGCTCGCGCTGACCCAGGACACCGGCGGCCCGATCGCCCGCTCGGTCTCCGACGTGGCGGTGGCTCTGGACGCGGTCGTCGGCAGCGACCCTGCCGACGCGGCGACCTCCGAGGCAGACACGCACCTGCCGACGTCGTACACGTCCTACCTGAAGGCCGGGTCGCTGGCCGGCAAGCACTTCGCCTACTTCACCTCGATGGTGCCGCCCTCGTCGGCGACCAGCGCCTCGCAGATCGCCGCCCGGCGGATCTTCCTCGATGCGGTGCAGAAGCTCCAGGACGCGGGTGCCACCGTCGACGCGATCGACCCCTCGACCCTGGCCGCCGATCCCGCCAATGGGGTGACGGTCTCCAAGATCCTCAACGAGGGCAGCGGCAGCACCAACGAGTTCAAGGCCAACATCGCCGCCTACGTGGCCAACCACCTCGACCCGACGGTCGCCGACCGCACGCTGGCCGAGATCGTCAGCTCCGGTCAGTACACCCCGCAGTACGGCAGCGTCTACACCCAGCGCGACGCGGTCACGACCGACACCTACAACGCCTGGATGGCCTCCCACGGCTCGTTGATCAAGAACGGCTCGGCGTACCTGACCAACCTGATGGACACCGACGACATCGACGCGGTCATCTATCCGACGACCACGACGTACGGCACCTACAGCACCAACCTGCGGCTCAGCCCCAACACCGGCATGCCGGCCATCACGGTCCCGGCCGGGCAGGACAACGCCGGCGAGGTCACCGCGGGTGCTCCGGCGAACGCCAACGTCAACCTGGAGTTCCTCGGCCGCGACTACGACGAGGGCGACCTGATCTCCTACGGCTACTCCTTCGAACAGGCCACCAAGGCCCGCACCACGCCGGCGCTCTACCCGGCCCTGGCGGGGGAGACCTACGCCGGTCCCGGGGTGGACGAGGACGCTCCCGGCACCGGCGCGGTGACCCTCGGGGCGAGCGCCAGGACGGTGAAGCCGGGCCAGACGTTCTCGGTCACGGTGGACGAGTCGGCCAAGGACCTCTACGCCTACGACCTGTCCCTCGGGTTCGACCCGAAGGCGGCCGCGCTGGTCTCGACCAGCACCACCGGCGGCACCACCGGCAGCGATGTGATCACCGCCGGATCCGGCACCGTGCACGTCGTCCACACCAAGCTCGGCTCCTCCCCGGCCGCCGAAGGCGACACGAAGCTGGTCACCCTGACCTTCAAGGCGCTCGCTGTCGGCGCCACGGCGCACGTGTCGGTGACGAAGCTCGTCACAGTCGACGCCGACGGCGACGCGACCGCTGTGGTCGAGCCGGGCGGTGCGTCGGTGGGCATCACGGCGTACTCCACGACCACCTCGGCCAGCTTGGCCAAGCACGCGGTGACGTCCGGCAAGAAGGTCCGCCTGAATGTCGCCGTCAGTGCCGCCCCGGGCGTCGTCCCGACCGGCTCGGTGAAGGTCACGGTGGCCGGCAAGAGCCACCTCGCGACGCTGAACGGCGGTCGTGCGGTGCTCACCTTTAAGGCGCCGAAGCTGGCCAGGAAGGTAAAGAAGGCCAAGACGAAGAAGATCTCGGTCGTCTACGCCCCGACGGCTGACTTCACCGGCTCGGCGACGACCCTCACCCTGAAGGTCAAGCCGAAGCACTGA